In Paludibaculum fermentans, the genomic stretch GGAATCGGTCCGTTCTCCGGCACCGCGTCCTTGCCGTACTTCTCCCGCAGCTTCCAGCGCGTGTAGGCATGCAGTTGCAGGTACAACGGCTTCACCTGCTCCCACAGGCGGTCCAACTCTTTGGCGAACTCGTCCGGCGGCATGTCGTACTGCGAGCGCCACAACGCGCCCGTGTCGGCAAAACCAATCTCCTTCGAGCCCTTGTTGGCCAGTTCCACCAGCCGCACGAAATCCTTCTTCATCGGCGGTGAGATGCTGTGCCAGCCCGTCCAGGCCTCCAGCAGCTGCTTCGGATCCCGGCTGGTCGCCATGATCTTCGTGATGTCGTCGATGGTCATGCACTTCGACTGGTCGCCGCCCGGGCAGTACTTGCCCTTGCCGTAGGTGGCGTCCAGCGACGCGGCCAGTTTCGCCGTCTCGGCCGCTTCCTTCGGATCCGCCGGCGCCGGCAGCGTCAGGGACAGCTTCAGCAGCAGCAACTTGCGCCGCAGCACGTCGTCCACCTTCACGGCATCATACTTGGCCGCATCCTTTGCGTATTGCACCTGCAGCGCGGTGACGCGTTCACTCGCCTTGGCGTTCAAGGCTTCCGTATCCTGCGTGATGAAATTCTGCTGCACCCACTGGGCCTGGCCGGCCTCATTCGTGGCGGCAAACAGCTTCGCTTCCGCGTCATCGACAAACTTCTTCGCGTCCTCGGCCGTCGGCTGGTTGCCGCAGGCGGCCAGGAGCAAGGCAATTGGAACAAGCGCAATTCGGCGATCCATGTTGGGTAGTGTATTCCACTCCACAGGTGGCCCGTGCAAACCCCTTGACTTGATTCCGAAATTCCTGTAATTTCTGTTTAGACAGAAATTACAGTATGGAAAAGTTAAGCCCAACTTCGGAACGCTTTATCCTTCACTGGGGCGAACTCGGCACCCGCTGGGGTCTCAACCGCACCGTCGCCCAGATCCATGCGCTGCTCTACATCTCGCCGCAAGCCCTGCCGGCCGACGAGATCGCGCGCCTGCTCTCCGTAGCCCGCTCCAACGTCAGCACCAGCCTGCGCGAACTCCAGGGCTGGGGCATCGTCAAAGTCGTCCACGTCCTGGGCGACCGCCGCGACCACTTTGAATCCCTCAAGGACGTGTGGGAGCTCTTCTACGTCATCCTCGACGAGCGCAAGCGCCGCGAGATCGACCCCACGCTGGCCCTGCTCAAGGAGTGCGCCATGGCCGCCGGAGAAAGCACACCGGAAGACCGCGAAGCTCGCAAGCGCATCCGCGAGATGCTCAACTTCTTCGAAGAAACCAGCTCCCTTTACGACGAGTTCCGCCGCCTGCCCGGCGGAGCCCTGCGCCAGCTCCTCCGCTTCAAAGGCCAGCTCCGGCGCCTCTTTTCCACCGCCTCCTGACACCCGTCCCCGTCGACTGGAGGGCGGACCCCCAAGTCGGCGCAGGGTCCCCTGACCCTGCCTCTTCCGCTAACTCAGCCAACCCCACCGTCCCAGGAGGACCCATGTGGCGTAGCATTGCCCTGACCACGCTCTTTGCCGTTGCCGCCACGGCGCTCATCTCCAACTTCCCCGCCTACGCCCTCGGACTCTTCGTCCTCCTGCCCGTCTGCATCGGCGTAGTCGCAGCCCTGCTGGCCAACTCGCTCGACGATCAGCGCCGCGGAAAGACCGTTGTCCTCCTTGCCCTGCTTGCCGGTGCCCTCATCCTGGTCGCCATCATGCTCGAAGGCGTAATCTGCCTGCTGATGGCCGCCCCCATCGCCATCCCACTCGCCCTCCTGGGCGTGGCAATCGGCAACTCAATCCGCAACCCCAAGCACGCCCTGGCCCCGGCCCTGCTCCTGGCCCCCCTCTTCGGCGGCGTGGAAACCCAACTCCCCAACCACCCCGCCCTCCGATCCGTCGAAACCGTAGTCGACATCCAGGCTCCGCCCGAAACCGTCTGGCGGCATGTCATTGAGTTCCCCCATCTCCCGCAACCCCGTGAATGGTACTTCCAGGCCGGCATCGCCTACCCCCTCCGGGCCCGCATCGAAGGCCGTGGCCCCGGCGCCGTCCGCTACTGCGAGTTCTCCACCGGACCCTTCGTCGAACCCATCACCACCTGGGACGAACCCAAACTGTTGGCCTTCCGCGTCACCAGCAACCCCGAGCCCATGCGCGAACTGTCGCCCTACGACATCCACCCCGCCCACCTGCACGGTTGGTTCGACTCCAAGCGGGGTCAGTTCCGCCTGGAGCCCCTGCCCAACGGCGGTACCCGCCTTCACGGCACCACCTGGTACACGCAGCGCCTTCAGCCCGAACCCTACTGGTCGATGTGGACGGACGCCATCATCCACCGCATCCACCAGCGGGTTCTCGATCACATTCGTGACGTATCAGAGGGAGATCGTCAAGGCAGGTCGTCGATCGACTTGGGCCAGTCCGACCCCAGCAGCCGCGACAACGACCGGTCCGCCAGCAGCCGTCCGCCGGTCTGGCAGCGTGGGCAGTAGTTCGTCTCGTTCGACGCATAGCGGATCCGCTGCACCGTCGTGCCGCACTCCGGGCAAGGCTTCTTGAACTTGCCGTGCACGGCCATCTCTTCCCGGAACGCCGTCACTTTTTCGGGGAACCCGCCGCCCGCCTCGGCCCGCAGCCGGTCGGTCCACCACACGAGCGTCGCCTTCGTTGCCTCGTAGAGCCGCTCCAGGTCCGCGTCGCTCAGCTTCTGCGACAACGCCACCGGCGACAGCCGGGCCTTCTGCAGGATCTCGTCGGAGTACGCGTTGCCGATCCCGCTGAACAGGTGCGGATCGGTCAGTGACCGCTTCAGCGTATGATTCTCGCGCCGCAGCGCGGCCATAAACTCGGCCAGCGTGCACTCCAGCGGCTCCAGTCCGCCTGGATCCAGCGCGCGCACACCCTCCTCGCCCTGCGCCATATGTAGCGACGCCCGGTGCTGCGTGCCCGCTTCAGTGAGATTCAAGGTCCCGCTGGAGAACACGAACGACGCCAGCACTTTGCCCGCCTTCCGCTGCCAGTGCAGCCGGCCCGCTATCATCAGGTGCAGCACCATCCACACGTCGTTCCCGAAGCCGAACGCGATGCGCTTGCCCACGCGCCTCAACCGGCGCACCACCTGACCTTCGGACGCCTTCACTGGCGGCGTCACGGTCCTCAATAAGAAAGGAGTCTTGAACTCCACCCGCTCCAACCGTTCATTCAGGACCCGAGCCTCCAGCGCCTCGATGTACACCTGAATGTCCGGCAGTTCAGGCATGGCGTTTCGCTTCCCGCAGCCAGGGCACCAGTGATGAAGGCCGGTCGGTCTGAATGCCGGTCACTCCTTTGTCGATGGCCTGCTGCCAGAACTCGGGGAAGTCGGTCTTGCCCTGGCGGTCCAGGAAGAGGTCGCAGCCGGCCTCCTGGCACAGGGCCACCAGTTCCGGCTTGAAATCCCAATCGCTGAAAGCAACGGCCACGGGCTTCAACTGTTTCAGGTTGTCGCGCAGCACATCCACGCCCACCGCCTCCGGCATGCACGGCCAGCCCGGCCGTAGCTGGACCAGTTCGCGCAGCAGCGCCTGGCTGCCATAGGTGTAGATGGACTCGCGCATCCCGTGCGCCTCCACCTTGGCAATGATCGAAGCCGGCATGGCTTGCTTCACGTCCAGGTAGATGCGGATCTTCCCCTTCGACAGGTCGAGCACCTCGTCGAAAGTCGGCAGCTCTTCCCCGGGCTTCAGCGGATCATGCTTGATCAGCATCTTCCCGTCGGGGGCCGTCCTTAGGTCAATCTCGATAAAGTCGCACCCTAACGCAATGGCCGCCGAATAGGCGGCCAAGGAGTTTTGAGGTTGTTGTTCGTGCGCGCCCCGGTGGGCGATCACTTTGATCCCTGAGTTCACGGATATTGATCCTCAGCGAAGGTCAGTCTCAGCTTTGCGGACGGCGCAACTGGATACCCAGTTCACGCAGCTGCCGCTCGCTCGCCGGCGCGGGCGCCTCCGACATCAAGTCGGTGCCCTTCGCCGTCTTCGGGAACGGAATCACCTCGCGGATCGAAGACTCGCCCGCCAGGATCATCACCAGCCGGTCCAGGCCCAGCGCAATGCCGCCATGTGGCGGAGCTCCGTAGGTCAGCGCATCCAGCAGGTAGCCAAACCGCGCCTGAGCCTCTTCCAGCGAGAATCCAACCGCCGAAAAGACCTGTGACTGGATGTCCTGTCGGTGGATACGAATCGAACCGCTACCCAGCTCCACACCGTTTAACACGATGTCGTAGCTGCGCGCCCGGCACCGCGCCGGATCCGTCGTCAGCTT encodes the following:
- a CDS encoding SRPBCC family protein; this encodes MWRSIALTTLFAVAATALISNFPAYALGLFVLLPVCIGVVAALLANSLDDQRRGKTVVLLALLAGALILVAIMLEGVICLLMAAPIAIPLALLGVAIGNSIRNPKHALAPALLLAPLFGGVETQLPNHPALRSVETVVDIQAPPETVWRHVIEFPHLPQPREWYFQAGIAYPLRARIEGRGPGAVRYCEFSTGPFVEPITTWDEPKLLAFRVTSNPEPMRELSPYDIHPAHLHGWFDSKRGQFRLEPLPNGGTRLHGTTWYTQRLQPEPYWSMWTDAIIHRIHQRVLDHIRDVSEGDRQGRSSIDLGQSDPSSRDNDRSASSRPPVWQRGQ
- a CDS encoding Fpg/Nei family DNA glycosylase, coding for MPELPDIQVYIEALEARVLNERLERVEFKTPFLLRTVTPPVKASEGQVVRRLRRVGKRIAFGFGNDVWMVLHLMIAGRLHWQRKAGKVLASFVFSSGTLNLTEAGTQHRASLHMAQGEEGVRALDPGGLEPLECTLAEFMAALRRENHTLKRSLTDPHLFSGIGNAYSDEILQKARLSPVALSQKLSDADLERLYEATKATLVWWTDRLRAEAGGGFPEKVTAFREEMAVHGKFKKPCPECGTTVQRIRYASNETNYCPRCQTGGRLLADRSLSRLLGSDWPKSIDDLP
- a CDS encoding glycerophosphodiester phosphodiesterase, with the protein product MNSGIKVIAHRGAHEQQPQNSLAAYSAAIALGCDFIEIDLRTAPDGKMLIKHDPLKPGEELPTFDEVLDLSKGKIRIYLDVKQAMPASIIAKVEAHGMRESIYTYGSQALLRELVQLRPGWPCMPEAVGVDVLRDNLKQLKPVAVAFSDWDFKPELVALCQEAGCDLFLDRQGKTDFPEFWQQAIDKGVTGIQTDRPSSLVPWLREAKRHA
- a CDS encoding GbsR/MarR family transcriptional regulator; translation: MEKLSPTSERFILHWGELGTRWGLNRTVAQIHALLYISPQALPADEIARLLSVARSNVSTSLRELQGWGIVKVVHVLGDRRDHFESLKDVWELFYVILDERKRREIDPTLALLKECAMAAGESTPEDREARKRIREMLNFFEETSSLYDEFRRLPGGALRQLLRFKGQLRRLFSTAS